The following proteins come from a genomic window of Pyxidicoccus sp. MSG2:
- a CDS encoding serine/threonine-protein kinase produces the protein MESDVLNPASLLPGTHIGPWRLLEQRGRGTYGVVYRAEPAEPRAADVVALKLALHPGDARFAREAELLSRIRHPAVPRLLDHGQWQPREGVSYAWLVMEWVEGTPLYEWAQAWRPSSRQVLQVLARLARALDATHSAGGLHRDVKGDNIRVRREDGLPFLLDFGSGHHVGAATLTWQPLPPGTSAYRSPEAWRSIRRLSKRSAVPYPPGPADDLFALGVTAYRFITAKYPPVAHPEDEDAWLWRPEELAHWTARVSNSRCLPELSALVSRMLSPQPEARGSAREMAEALEQAARSAGREADVPLFTGEEPRPAGLFPLPQHFTMQRPPRPRRWPWFAAAGLGGALAAGLLSRSEAPQLAEQEEAKDAGTVAVGDSALTAPVSPERAPSMWRPITEDLPPKPLPGQRRPDGNGRCPGKVQVSINGGCWTKLSVDQKDCDEKGAFEYRGACYFPVMTRQRPATSSPAERDDSP, from the coding sequence ATGGAGTCTGACGTCCTCAATCCGGCAAGCCTGCTTCCCGGGACGCATATCGGCCCGTGGCGTCTGCTGGAGCAGCGCGGCCGGGGCACCTACGGTGTCGTCTACCGCGCCGAGCCCGCGGAGCCGCGGGCCGCCGACGTCGTGGCCCTCAAGCTGGCCCTGCACCCGGGGGACGCGCGCTTCGCGCGTGAGGCGGAGCTGCTCTCCCGCATCCGTCACCCCGCCGTCCCCCGCCTGCTGGACCACGGCCAATGGCAGCCCCGGGAAGGCGTGTCCTACGCCTGGCTCGTCATGGAGTGGGTGGAGGGCACGCCGCTTTATGAGTGGGCCCAGGCCTGGCGCCCATCTTCACGACAGGTGCTTCAGGTTCTCGCGCGCCTGGCCCGTGCCCTCGACGCCACCCATTCGGCCGGAGGCCTCCACCGCGATGTGAAGGGTGACAACATCCGCGTCCGACGCGAAGACGGTTTGCCCTTCCTCTTGGACTTCGGCTCCGGACACCACGTGGGAGCCGCCACGCTGACCTGGCAGCCCCTTCCTCCTGGCACTTCGGCCTACCGCTCGCCCGAGGCATGGCGCTCCATCCGCCGCCTCAGCAAGCGCTCCGCTGTCCCGTATCCCCCGGGGCCCGCGGATGACCTCTTCGCCCTGGGTGTCACCGCCTATCGATTCATCACGGCGAAGTACCCGCCGGTGGCCCACCCGGAGGATGAGGATGCCTGGCTCTGGCGTCCCGAGGAGCTCGCGCACTGGACGGCACGAGTCAGCAACTCCCGCTGCCTTCCGGAGCTGAGCGCGCTGGTGTCCCGGATGCTCTCACCCCAACCCGAAGCGCGAGGCAGCGCGCGGGAGATGGCGGAAGCGCTGGAGCAGGCTGCGCGCAGCGCGGGACGTGAGGCGGACGTGCCTCTCTTCACGGGAGAAGAGCCGCGGCCCGCGGGCCTCTTTCCCCTCCCCCAGCACTTCACGATGCAGCGCCCTCCTCGCCCGCGCAGGTGGCCCTGGTTCGCGGCCGCGGGCCTCGGAGGCGCACTGGCCGCGGGGTTGCTGAGTCGCTCCGAGGCGCCCCAACTCGCGGAGCAGGAAGAAGCAAAGGATGCCGGCACCGTGGCCGTCGGGGACTCCGCACTGACGGCACCGGTGTCGCCCGAGCGAGCCCCCTCCATGTGGCGACCCATCACGGAAGACCTGCCACCAAAGCCCCTCCCAGGGCAGCGGCGCCCGGACGGCAATGGCCGCTGTCCCGGCAAGGTGCAGGTCTCAATCAACGGCGGCTGTTGGACGAAGCTGTCCGTGGACCAGAAGGACTGTGATGAGAAGGGTGCCTTTGAATACAGGGGCGCGTGCTACTTCCCTGTCATGACTCGGCAACGCCCTGCCACCTCGAGCCCCGCGGAGCGAGACGACAGCCCATAG
- a CDS encoding DUF4253 domain-containing protein: MWLIRRTRQVTSYQRVSRASGERDERHGARVASVRPGIVEWVVDRPAKDRDAALALAREQLALKPSEMGTAAQEATALMQSTTWSLWWD; the protein is encoded by the coding sequence TTGTGGCTCATCCGACGGACCCGCCAGGTCACCTCGTATCAGCGAGTGTCACGCGCCTCGGGCGAAAGGGACGAGCGCCATGGCGCCCGCGTCGCCTCTGTCCGCCCGGGCATCGTCGAGTGGGTGGTGGACCGGCCCGCGAAGGACCGGGACGCCGCGCTGGCGCTCGCGCGGGAGCAGCTGGCGCTGAAGCCTTCCGAGATGGGCACGGCCGCGCAGGAGGCCACCGCCCTGATGCAGTCCACCACGTGGTCCCTGTGGTGGGACTGA
- a CDS encoding gamma carbonic anhydrase family protein: MPLYALEDVSPEVIPGAYWIAPTASVIGRVRLARDVSVWWGAVLRGDMDLIDVGEGTNIQDGSILHTDAGIPLVIGAHVTVGHRAMLHGCTVGDGSLIGIGATILNGARIGKGCLIGAHALVTEGTEIPDGSLVVGAPARVLKQVNEVQKHVLEGSGPHYVHNADRYRKTLRHIGD; encoded by the coding sequence ATGCCTCTCTATGCACTGGAAGACGTGTCTCCCGAGGTGATTCCCGGCGCCTATTGGATTGCGCCCACTGCATCCGTCATCGGACGGGTGCGACTGGCTCGCGACGTGAGTGTGTGGTGGGGCGCGGTGCTGCGCGGGGACATGGACCTCATCGACGTGGGAGAGGGAACCAACATCCAGGACGGCTCCATCCTCCATACCGACGCGGGCATCCCCCTGGTGATTGGCGCGCACGTCACGGTGGGCCACCGCGCCATGCTCCACGGCTGCACCGTGGGGGACGGCAGCCTCATCGGCATCGGCGCCACCATCCTCAACGGCGCGCGCATCGGGAAGGGGTGTCTCATCGGCGCCCACGCGCTCGTCACCGAGGGGACGGAGATTCCGGATGGCTCGCTCGTGGTCGGCGCTCCCGCGCGCGTCTTGAAGCAGGTGAACGAGGTGCAGAAGCACGTGCTCGAAGGTTCGGGCCCCCACTACGTGCACAACGCCGACCGCTACCGGAAGACGCTGCGACACATCGGCGATTGA
- a CDS encoding Ig-like domain-containing protein, which produces MHVVKSKQFVSLWLLTLVALGAGCGSEQGGAQPEPHALGEARQEVVEWTGSFSPGRWNHTATRLADGRVLVAGGETSTSNYSSAQLYNPATGTWTATGSMNAARTMHCAVLLDDGRVLVMGGNSNGTTNLASAELYNPATGTWTLTGSLYQRRRYHAAVKLNNGKVLVVGGLYNVNDTYLASAELYDPATGTWTFLSPGLSATRMGASAILLPDGRVAVLGGQAYSGTTDVSTQVELFNPATNTFSSGGSLNQRRYEAGFVGLPDGRILGAGGWGYLSSAEIYNPATQTSQPINPMAQVRDSPALVALDSTRILAVSGSFSGSPPYRTPSIEAYDTTTGTWSTFGSLHTARSGHTATLLTGTPLRVLVAGGSTDSTDLNRAEVIKDGPDTTPPTCTMLSPSAGNTLKQTYTLAVSASDNVDVTSVQLYVDGALLGTAARPYPLSDPNFYSLSWNTTSVANGAHTVSATARDAAGYVTSTGSVSFTVDNDLTPPTVSFTSPTAGTVLSLTATLTATASDNVGLARVEFYQGTTLLGSDAYAPYSLSWDTTLVANGAYTLTAKAVDTTGNVTQSSSVAVTVANETVPPTVAITAPAPGAVLLGTVTLTADATDNVGVTRVELYRGSTLIATDYTAPYSVTWDTRTVANGAYALTAKAYDAARNTTTSAAVNVTLNNDLTPPTTSVTAPSAGASLSGSVTVSASASDNVAVARVELYRDTTLLGSVGTAPYSVTWDTTSVANGSYTLTSKAIDTSGNTTTSAGIAVTVDNDFVVNGGFEGSSSPWTLTGQAFWRNGGSSPHGGSGNLELGPLSAGSSGSAEQSFTLPAGRAATLSFWLYITSGESSLPIDSLAVEIVSSSGALTKLQGFSNLQKGTGYVQYSYSLASYAGQTVRLRFRATKSGWSSLITVFRVDDVSVK; this is translated from the coding sequence ATGCACGTCGTCAAATCGAAACAATTTGTATCACTGTGGCTGCTCACACTCGTGGCGCTTGGCGCTGGCTGTGGTTCGGAGCAGGGCGGAGCGCAGCCGGAGCCCCATGCGCTCGGCGAAGCACGGCAGGAGGTCGTCGAGTGGACGGGCAGTTTCTCCCCGGGGCGCTGGAACCACACGGCCACGCGGCTCGCGGACGGGCGGGTGCTGGTGGCCGGAGGTGAGACGTCGACGAGCAATTACAGCTCGGCTCAGCTCTACAACCCGGCCACGGGCACCTGGACGGCCACGGGCTCCATGAATGCCGCGCGGACCATGCACTGCGCCGTGCTGCTCGACGATGGCCGCGTCCTCGTCATGGGCGGCAACAGCAACGGCACCACCAACCTGGCCAGCGCGGAGCTCTACAACCCGGCCACGGGCACCTGGACGCTGACCGGCTCGCTCTACCAGCGCCGCCGCTACCACGCGGCCGTGAAGCTGAACAACGGCAAGGTGCTCGTCGTGGGCGGCCTCTACAATGTCAACGACACCTACCTCGCGTCGGCGGAGCTTTATGACCCCGCCACGGGCACGTGGACCTTCCTGAGCCCGGGCCTGTCCGCCACGCGGATGGGCGCCTCGGCCATTCTGCTGCCGGATGGCCGGGTGGCGGTGCTGGGCGGTCAGGCCTACTCCGGCACCACGGACGTCTCCACCCAGGTGGAGTTGTTCAATCCCGCGACGAACACCTTCAGCTCGGGAGGCTCGCTCAACCAGAGGCGCTACGAGGCGGGCTTCGTGGGGCTTCCCGACGGACGCATCCTCGGAGCGGGCGGCTGGGGCTATCTGAGCTCCGCGGAAATCTACAACCCGGCAACGCAGACCTCCCAACCCATCAACCCGATGGCGCAGGTCCGCGATTCCCCGGCGCTGGTCGCCCTCGACTCCACGCGCATCCTCGCGGTGAGTGGCAGCTTCAGCGGTAGCCCTCCCTACAGAACGCCCTCCATCGAGGCCTACGACACCACCACCGGCACCTGGAGCACCTTCGGCTCGCTGCACACCGCGCGCAGCGGGCACACCGCCACGCTGCTGACCGGCACGCCGCTGCGGGTCCTCGTGGCCGGAGGCTCCACCGACAGCACGGACCTGAACAGGGCCGAGGTCATCAAGGACGGGCCGGACACGACGCCTCCCACGTGCACGATGCTGTCCCCCTCCGCCGGGAACACCCTCAAGCAGACCTACACCCTGGCCGTCAGCGCGTCCGACAACGTGGACGTCACCTCGGTGCAGCTCTACGTGGACGGCGCCCTCCTCGGCACCGCCGCCCGCCCCTATCCCCTCTCGGACCCGAACTTCTACTCGCTCTCCTGGAACACCACGTCGGTGGCCAATGGCGCCCACACGGTGTCGGCCACCGCCCGGGATGCCGCGGGCTACGTCACGTCCACCGGCAGCGTGAGCTTCACCGTGGACAACGACCTCACGCCGCCCACCGTCAGCTTCACCTCGCCCACGGCGGGGACCGTGCTGAGCCTGACGGCCACCCTGACGGCGACCGCGTCCGACAACGTGGGCCTGGCCCGCGTCGAGTTCTACCAGGGCACCACGCTGCTGGGCTCCGACGCATACGCTCCCTACAGCTTGAGCTGGGACACGACGCTGGTGGCCAATGGCGCGTACACGCTCACCGCGAAGGCCGTCGACACCACGGGCAACGTGACGCAGTCCTCCAGCGTGGCCGTCACGGTGGCCAATGAGACGGTGCCCCCCACCGTCGCGATCACCGCTCCCGCCCCGGGCGCCGTGCTGCTCGGCACTGTCACCCTGACGGCGGATGCCACGGACAACGTGGGCGTCACCCGCGTGGAGCTCTACCGGGGCAGCACGCTCATCGCGACGGACTACACCGCGCCGTACAGCGTGACGTGGGACACGCGCACCGTGGCCAATGGCGCGTACGCGCTCACCGCGAAGGCCTACGACGCGGCCCGCAACACCACCACCTCCGCGGCCGTCAACGTCACCCTGAACAACGACCTCACGCCGCCCACCACCAGCGTCACCGCACCCTCGGCGGGGGCCTCGTTGAGCGGCAGCGTCACCGTGTCCGCGAGCGCGTCCGACAACGTGGCGGTGGCCCGTGTGGAGCTCTACCGGGACACCACGCTTCTGGGCTCGGTGGGCACCGCGCCGTACAGCGTGACGTGGGACACCACCAGCGTCGCCAACGGGAGCTACACGCTGACGAGCAAGGCCATCGACACCTCGGGCAATACCACCACCTCCGCGGGCATCGCCGTGACGGTGGACAATGACTTCGTCGTCAACGGGGGCTTCGAGGGCTCCTCCAGCCCGTGGACGCTGACCGGCCAGGCCTTCTGGCGGAACGGCGGCTCCTCGCCGCACGGCGGCTCCGGCAACCTGGAGCTGGGCCCCCTCAGTGCTGGCAGCAGTGGCTCCGCCGAGCAGTCCTTCACCCTCCCGGCCGGAAGGGCGGCGACGCTGTCCTTCTGGCTGTACATCACCAGCGGCGAGAGTTCCCTCCCCATCGACAGTCTCGCCGTGGAGATCGTGAGCAGCTCGGGCGCGCTCACGAAGCTGCAGGGCTTCTCCAACCTCCAGAAGGGAACCGGCTACGTGCAGTATTCCTACAGCCTGGCCTCGTACGCGGGACAGACGGTGCGGCTGCGCTTCCGCGCCACCAAGAGTGGCTGGTCCTCACTCATCACCGTGTTCCGGGTGGATGACGTGTCGGTGAAGTAG
- a CDS encoding Ig domain-containing protein: protein MSVTRAYSSVLRANAIPVPDDADLGRPGSATVSCLLMQDAVAADELSIKDGHGTVALFANPFRGGKEEALIVDTEGHLTYLERAGSETGWRQLPVLGEKAAAVRATEVIVVVHPQDFTLWAIYNGGNGNGPQALRLSSTDDKGDVLCTWTDVPRAVRSVDGSGVSGVRNMFVYYDGTNPYVTAIDAGNGSVLKLDAVMNQQYRFSTFYVAANPGTLDQLVGGTVSSTRNVAHLPYYGIAYWRIGNRLVRHAGNDVVQTRAIASDAREIVGVYRSYDMPDIGVVYLDTAGQLVSWNMAEGAPDGKYRYTEGLGVLTAKSWIDVNGLMHVYGIGPDTLPNGEKTTGRLKVLHQVSWDEGGVPVWSRSTNTPPPPGGAEHAHAEHTTAAPATVPTWVGLVPDVVSFALDPYPDYLPSQLVKLSGVASPADKYAVHTQDVTSIRWSRDKIRLTATGGPHLVNHYVSSVTLRDRRGNPMAWRPVQISAETLVEIQVDGASYLVGPGHIVEVPTNGLGKVTIATPADGLLPATLHVDAAGLENGAVVQPAAAVHEYLAGNSPLPSQDGLFSGPALLAAKTSDKQPVVKPGTQLDGCKQVVASTGNVFRQAAGQPMKSALHTGAGRAPAIHGFAIGPDLSPAAAVGAIAYHEFTTAEEAEAHRAAMRAHPRYQGIWDDFANWVGDVWEGIKNGVIEVAKVIVDTVTTVFIKIGEAFVELVGMIIDTVETAVRAVEAVVSLVVTAVQKMVDWLTALFSFKDIWETKKALESGLHEMAAFASSTFSHYGGRLHGWFEKQEAATHAYFEAIKAQYLGQPVGNAANVLPAVTNKETKTVISPEELHSNPQGTWLLDQTVSPRMLATLTPNATAGAIDPKIDAAWTTFLARLGETDLSHEFQTVLGDLNILLTQITNPADPAAAAKASMVALIDILEQLIVAALKAVDHVLQAAVGLLTDVADGLKAVLDLPLPLGPVNSLYSWIHEQSGVPDRDDMTLGGLISLIGAFLTTTAYKLVHGVKSSPFPGGTFPTLPAPMWSGRDADHDPEARAALFADPVFIKNMKIVKGVCGVMGMAGAFTNAAADVIPVLPDSHIPGFDTAAFVGGSNAFLVASAGMIAACPPVSGKDWDNEHATGAFAFAAANAILSWAVVYLYLFNQVKVPALKNLDDVTWGPVLAVTAAAGQIGFTASGGLPNDYAKAQAGLAAVPGLLQAVRFGAKKPGTYGPERAWAVGGIDLLVGLTSGAMTAAAAFSDGPSIPSQQLPDGKLGQKYQARVARDGEAAFNTPWTWTVIGTLPPGLSMDAATGVLSGVPTREGTTVFDLTCVDSYAPRQTASRTGFRITVRP, encoded by the coding sequence ATGAGCGTTACGCGTGCCTACTCCTCCGTCCTCCGGGCGAATGCCATTCCGGTCCCAGACGACGCCGACCTCGGCCGGCCGGGCTCCGCCACCGTGTCGTGCCTGCTGATGCAGGACGCCGTGGCCGCCGACGAGCTGTCCATCAAGGACGGCCACGGGACCGTCGCGCTGTTCGCCAACCCGTTCCGGGGCGGCAAGGAGGAGGCGCTCATCGTCGACACCGAAGGGCATCTGACCTACCTGGAGCGCGCCGGGTCCGAGACCGGGTGGCGGCAGCTCCCCGTGCTCGGCGAGAAGGCCGCGGCGGTGCGGGCCACTGAAGTCATCGTGGTGGTGCATCCGCAGGACTTCACCCTCTGGGCCATCTACAACGGCGGGAACGGCAACGGCCCCCAGGCACTGAGGTTGTCCTCCACAGACGACAAGGGGGACGTCCTCTGCACGTGGACGGACGTGCCGCGAGCGGTCCGCTCGGTGGACGGCTCCGGGGTCTCCGGGGTCCGGAACATGTTCGTGTACTACGACGGGACGAATCCGTACGTCACCGCCATCGACGCAGGCAACGGCTCGGTCCTCAAGCTGGACGCGGTGATGAACCAGCAGTACCGGTTCTCCACATTCTACGTCGCGGCGAACCCGGGCACGCTCGACCAGCTCGTCGGCGGGACGGTCTCCTCGACGCGGAACGTGGCGCATCTGCCGTACTATGGAATCGCGTACTGGCGGATCGGGAACAGGCTGGTTCGGCACGCCGGGAACGACGTGGTGCAGACCCGCGCGATTGCCTCGGACGCGCGGGAGATCGTGGGTGTCTACCGCTCCTACGACATGCCCGACATCGGCGTGGTGTACCTCGACACGGCCGGTCAGCTGGTCAGTTGGAACATGGCCGAGGGGGCGCCCGACGGGAAGTACCGCTACACCGAGGGCCTGGGCGTGCTCACCGCGAAGTCGTGGATCGACGTCAATGGTCTGATGCATGTGTACGGGATAGGGCCGGACACGCTGCCGAATGGTGAGAAGACGACCGGCCGGCTCAAGGTGCTGCACCAGGTGAGCTGGGACGAGGGAGGCGTTCCGGTGTGGTCGCGGTCGACGAACACTCCCCCGCCGCCTGGCGGCGCGGAGCACGCGCATGCCGAACACACGACCGCCGCGCCGGCGACCGTGCCGACCTGGGTCGGGCTGGTGCCCGACGTCGTCTCGTTCGCCCTCGACCCCTACCCGGACTACCTGCCCAGCCAGTTGGTGAAGCTCTCCGGCGTCGCCTCGCCGGCGGACAAGTACGCGGTCCACACCCAGGACGTCACGTCGATCCGCTGGTCTCGCGACAAGATCCGGCTGACCGCCACCGGCGGCCCGCACCTGGTGAACCACTACGTCAGCTCCGTCACCCTGCGGGACCGGCGTGGCAACCCGATGGCGTGGCGGCCGGTGCAGATCAGCGCCGAGACGCTGGTGGAGATCCAGGTCGACGGTGCCTCGTACCTGGTCGGGCCCGGGCACATCGTCGAGGTGCCGACCAACGGCCTGGGGAAGGTCACCATCGCCACTCCCGCCGACGGCCTGCTTCCGGCCACCCTGCACGTGGACGCCGCGGGACTGGAGAACGGCGCAGTCGTGCAGCCGGCCGCGGCCGTCCACGAATACCTCGCTGGCAACTCGCCGCTGCCCTCTCAGGACGGGCTGTTCAGCGGTCCGGCGCTGCTGGCCGCCAAGACCTCCGACAAGCAGCCTGTCGTGAAGCCCGGCACCCAGCTCGACGGCTGCAAGCAGGTCGTGGCCAGCACCGGCAATGTCTTCCGCCAGGCCGCCGGCCAGCCCATGAAATCCGCGCTGCACACCGGAGCCGGGCGCGCGCCGGCCATCCACGGCTTCGCCATCGGGCCGGACCTGTCGCCCGCGGCGGCCGTCGGCGCCATCGCCTACCACGAGTTCACCACCGCCGAGGAGGCCGAGGCGCACCGCGCCGCGATGCGCGCCCACCCCCGGTACCAGGGAATCTGGGACGACTTCGCCAACTGGGTCGGCGACGTCTGGGAGGGCATCAAGAACGGCGTCATCGAGGTGGCGAAGGTCATCGTCGACACGGTCACCACCGTGTTCATCAAGATTGGCGAGGCCTTCGTCGAGCTCGTCGGCATGATCATCGACACCGTCGAGACCGCCGTGCGGGCCGTCGAGGCCGTGGTGAGCCTGGTCGTCACGGCCGTGCAGAAGATGGTCGACTGGCTGACCGCGCTGTTCTCGTTCAAGGACATCTGGGAGACGAAGAAGGCGCTGGAGTCCGGGTTGCACGAGATGGCCGCGTTTGCCTCGTCGACGTTCTCGCACTACGGCGGGCGGCTGCACGGCTGGTTCGAGAAGCAGGAAGCCGCCACCCACGCCTACTTCGAGGCCATCAAGGCGCAGTACCTCGGGCAGCCGGTGGGAAACGCGGCGAACGTGCTGCCGGCCGTGACGAACAAGGAGACGAAGACCGTCATCTCTCCCGAGGAGCTGCACAGCAACCCGCAGGGGACCTGGCTGCTCGACCAGACCGTCAGTCCCCGGATGCTCGCCACCCTGACCCCGAACGCGACCGCAGGGGCCATCGACCCGAAGATAGATGCCGCGTGGACGACGTTCCTGGCGCGGCTCGGCGAGACCGACCTGAGCCACGAGTTCCAGACGGTGCTTGGCGATCTCAACATCCTGCTGACGCAAATCACCAACCCGGCGGACCCGGCCGCGGCGGCGAAGGCGAGCATGGTCGCGCTGATTGACATCCTCGAGCAGCTCATCGTCGCCGCCCTGAAGGCCGTGGACCACGTGCTGCAGGCGGCGGTGGGGCTGCTCACCGACGTGGCGGACGGCCTGAAGGCGGTGCTGGACCTCCCGCTGCCACTGGGGCCGGTCAACAGCCTGTACTCGTGGATTCACGAGCAGAGCGGCGTGCCGGACCGCGATGACATGACGCTCGGCGGCCTCATCAGCCTGATTGGCGCGTTCCTGACCACCACCGCCTACAAGCTCGTCCATGGCGTGAAGAGCAGCCCGTTCCCCGGCGGCACGTTCCCGACGCTGCCCGCACCGATGTGGAGCGGGCGCGACGCCGACCACGACCCGGAGGCCAGGGCGGCCCTGTTCGCCGACCCGGTCTTCATCAAGAACATGAAGATCGTGAAGGGCGTCTGCGGCGTCATGGGGATGGCGGGCGCGTTCACCAACGCCGCGGCGGACGTCATCCCGGTCCTACCGGACAGCCATATACCTGGCTTCGACACCGCCGCCTTTGTCGGAGGCTCGAACGCCTTCCTGGTCGCCAGCGCGGGAATGATCGCCGCCTGCCCGCCGGTCAGTGGCAAGGACTGGGACAACGAACACGCCACCGGCGCGTTCGCGTTCGCGGCGGCCAATGCCATCCTGTCGTGGGCCGTGGTGTACCTGTACCTGTTCAACCAGGTGAAGGTGCCGGCGCTGAAGAACCTCGACGATGTCACCTGGGGCCCGGTCCTCGCGGTCACCGCGGCCGCCGGCCAGATTGGCTTCACCGCCAGCGGCGGCCTGCCCAACGACTACGCCAAGGCGCAGGCGGGCCTGGCGGCGGTGCCTGGCCTGCTCCAGGCGGTCCGCTTCGGCGCCAAGAAACCGGGCACCTATGGCCCGGAACGCGCCTGGGCGGTCGGCGGCATCGACCTGCTCGTCGGCCTCACCTCCGGCGCGATGACCGCTGCGGCGGCGTTCAGCGACGGGCCGTCCATCCCGTCGCAGCAGCTTCCGGACGGCAAGCTCGGCCAGAAATACCAGGCCCGCGTCGCCCGCGACGGCGAGGCCGCGTTCAACACCCCGTGGACGTGGACGGTCATCGGCACCCTGCCGCCGGGACTGAGCATGGACGCCGCCACCGGCGTGCTCAGTGGTGTGCCGACGAGGGAGGGGACCACGGTGTTCGACCTGACGTGCGTGGACTCCTACGCGCCGCGGCAGACCGCCTCTCGGACCGGGTTCCGGATCACCGTGCGACCGTGA